TATCCAGCATGATAGGTATTTGGCTTATGCCAAAGGCAACTTAGGGTTAGCACTGGCAGAGTTAGGAAATATTGATAACGCAGAGCCATTGATCAATGAAGCCTTAGAAACCCTACACAACTATAATGATCACTATGCCATAGCCAGCTATCAAACTTCCTTAGCGGAAATATACTCCAAGCGGGACCAAACCAATAAGGCAATCATTACATCTCTGAATGCTTTGGTAATTAGCGAAAAATATGGGCTAAAAGAACAAATCAAAGACGTTAGCTTACTTCTATCAGAATTGTTTCGTGATCAAGGTGATTACCGCAAGGCCTATTACCATCAAAACCAATACATCGCCTATCGTGATAGCATAAACAATGAAGAAGTGGTTCGACAAATGGCCGACCTGCGTACGGACTTTGAAGTGTCTAAAAAACAAGTAGAAGTAGACCTACTCAGCGAAAAAAACAGAAATGCAAACCTCATGCTCTATGGGGCTCTACTTGGTTTGTTGTTTGTGGTGGGCGTGGCCATCGTGATTTACCGTGCCTTGGTTGCCAACAAAAAACTTTCAGCAATCAATCGCCGGCAGGCCGACCGCCTCCAGCAACTCGACGCTGCCAAATCACGCTTCTTTGCCAATATATCACACGATCTTAGAAGCCCCTTGACGCTGATCACTGGCGGCATCAACCAGGTGCTTCAAAACAAAGACGTTTTCCTTACAAAGAAAGCCGAACAACAACTCCAAACAGCCCAGCTCAATAGCGAGCGCATCATACACATGACCGGAGAGATCAACGAATTGATCCAACTCGAGGAGGGCAAGCTTACCTTGCACAAAGCCTATGTGGACTTAGACCGCATGCTTACGCTCTTCGAGCAGATGTTTAGCGCCACCGCCGAACAACACGAAATCGAATGGAGTTATACCAAAGACGCCACGTTAGAGCAGCCGATTGTACACGTCGATCCGCACCAATTCGAAAAGGTGCTGTTCAACCTGATCACCAATGCCATAAAGCATACCCAGCCAGGAGATCAAATAGCCGTTCGATTGACGGGGGATGATCAAAATGTACAGCTCTCCGTGAGCGACACCGGCGAAGGCATACCACCAGAAAAACTTCCTCATATCTTCGAAAGATACTTTCAAGCACCCGACAAAGATTATAAAGCCAAGGAGGGTTTTGGTATTGGTCTCGCACTCGTGCAAGAGATCGTACACCAGCACGGAGCCAAAATCAAAGTGGAAAGTAAGCTCGGCAAAGGCTCCACTTTTGTGGTGACTATGCCTCACCAGGCAGTTGTAGATCAAGAGCTTTATCAACTCACCGACTTAAGCTACAGCGGCGAGAAACAAGCGCTGTATCGTGACATAGACGATCAGTTGGCTGGCTCGAGGCCAACCGTGCACTTAGATACACTCAAGAAAAATGATCGTGAAACCCTAGCAACA
The sequence above is drawn from the Reichenbachiella sp. genome and encodes:
- a CDS encoding ATP-binding protein, with the translated sequence MIQCHSIFKLLLTLCICFSSFLPSQTFGQSGKLNSPDSLVALIEGEEPLVDSLRFLYLLKISQYHTSPAVRIKYAQIAKNIATEEDNLLWKRHSAHCLGYAYKQSGDLTLALEHFLAGLRFALELDSALMVANSYNAIATVYKLQNNNGLALDYYNKSISVYEKQQDTLRLASSILNKGELLRASNNLDSAISSFNISIQLYEIIQHDRYLAYAKGNLGLALAELGNIDNAEPLINEALETLHNYNDHYAIASYQTSLAEIYSKRDQTNKAIITSLNALVISEKYGLKEQIKDVSLLLSELFRDQGDYRKAYYHQNQYIAYRDSINNEEVVRQMADLRTDFEVSKKQVEVDLLSEKNRNANLMLYGALLGLLFVVGVAIVIYRALVANKKLSAINRRQADRLQQLDAAKSRFFANISHDLRSPLTLITGGINQVLQNKDVFLTKKAEQQLQTAQLNSERIIHMTGEINELIQLEEGKLTLHKAYVDLDRMLTLFEQMFSATAEQHEIEWSYTKDATLEQPIVHVDPHQFEKVLFNLITNAIKHTQPGDQIAVRLTGDDQNVQLSVSDTGEGIPPEKLPHIFERYFQAPDKDYKAKEGFGIGLALVQEIVHQHGAKIKVESKLGKGSTFVVTMPHQAVVDQELYQLTDLSYSGEKQALYRDIDDQLAGSRPTVHLDTLKKNDRETLATILVVEDHPEVRAYITDVIETSYQVIHAPNGLKALRMLETESVDLIITDLMMPWLDGFELLERLKEDEKYRKIPVLVLSARTSEKDKSRVLSQGVNDFLCKPFKPNELLQRVENLLNMKATWNNSDPNALVINNTETLADVEKSILNKVEQLIFDKIDDPHLSIGYLADQIAMSERNFYRMIKRLTDATPLELIKELRLQMAHKILNEKTVSNSSEVAKQIGINNVTHFNTQFKKRFGKSPKDLI